The Candidatus Berkelbacteria bacterium genome includes a window with the following:
- a CDS encoding helix-turn-helix domain-containing protein → MMHYLPLSDTRFDDLPYHMTMPVTPQREFFTLQEVADKLGFNRMTVYRYVVKKRLPSYKFGRHYRVRKDDFENFIVHNKV, encoded by the coding sequence ATGATGCATTATCTACCTCTCTCCGATACCCGATTCGATGATCTCCCCTATCACATGACTATGCCCGTGACTCCCCAACGAGAGTTCTTCACACTCCAAGAAGTGGCTGACAAGCTCGGCTTTAACCGCATGACAGTCTACCGCTATGTCGTAAAAAAGAGACTGCCTTCCTATAAATTTGGTCGTCATTACCGCGTACGGAAAGATGATTTTGAGAACTTTATTGTCCACAACAAAGTATGA
- a CDS encoding DUF3631 domain-containing protein, which produces MSTALSDLVAQHETFHRDLPSEIREYLHNRGISDEIIENRMIGFCSYNNQKWITLPQRDSSGKYREMVLRKPPGAPASQIRYKVPKGGKACLVNADRLAKEPTTDIVLVEGILDAYAAISAGLLAISSSTGAGTFLDEWITQIPQDRRLIFCFDSDKAGKESMNTHLFRFSQARPDLHLWKIDLPEMGPGKKDLTDFFLSSTAQDRKAALLALAQPYTPPSPTAFLMDQFGDEGYVPILPTQALHGGVGYYALTLLKKGTPTSVMVTSFREMFPCTGEELTRRKFLPIRLPMPDEKSVRWEQKQLFQFLQNEGEVLTLSDAFHYVEDTYRKFIDIPEQRFYAVLSLWTLGTYFYRLFPAYPYLHVTGLKESGKSKTVQIAVLLSFNGEHVTSSSSSASIVRLVDANGAMLGVDEAENLWNGKDQNSKDIQDVLRSGYKVGIWVTKCEADPTTGNHRVIRLDPYSPKILSGIAGLEDALSSRCIEIVMQKTTNKSLANSEVDPSSNDWSDLRAIIYPAALMSFPLIHTAMQEFDLQELYSREAELWRPLLVVARVVDPSLKLFGEILSFALERQAKRKESETDTDAPRILSCIQDLIGSFPEKWLATEELFDALKMEDDFSWLGDEKNKSRRGKWLNEKLKRLGLWDGPGQLRSVDGKKARGYLLKQAALSDACKRFGLTSPPPQESSPVTDPQFPHQHATKTVTVQTDYLLPVPPQKEAIFTNR; this is translated from the coding sequence ATGAGCACAGCACTTTCGGACCTTGTGGCACAACATGAGACATTTCATCGCGATCTTCCATCGGAGATCCGTGAATACCTCCACAACCGTGGCATTAGCGACGAGATCATTGAGAACCGCATGATCGGCTTTTGCTCATACAATAACCAGAAATGGATTACTCTTCCACAGCGCGACTCTTCCGGGAAATACCGAGAAATGGTCCTGCGCAAACCTCCGGGAGCACCGGCATCGCAGATCCGCTACAAAGTCCCCAAGGGTGGGAAGGCATGCCTCGTGAATGCTGATCGTCTCGCAAAGGAACCAACCACAGACATCGTCCTCGTCGAAGGTATTCTGGATGCCTATGCTGCCATTTCCGCCGGACTTCTGGCCATTTCGAGTTCCACGGGAGCGGGGACATTCCTGGACGAATGGATCACGCAGATTCCACAGGATCGTCGCCTGATTTTCTGTTTTGACTCCGACAAAGCGGGAAAAGAAAGTATGAACACACACCTGTTCCGATTTTCCCAAGCACGACCGGATCTTCATCTCTGGAAAATCGATCTACCAGAGATGGGTCCTGGGAAGAAGGATCTCACAGATTTCTTCCTCTCGAGTACCGCACAAGATCGGAAGGCTGCTCTTCTTGCTCTTGCTCAGCCCTACACTCCACCAAGTCCCACGGCATTCCTCATGGATCAATTCGGTGATGAAGGGTACGTGCCGATCCTCCCCACTCAGGCATTGCATGGTGGAGTGGGCTACTACGCCCTCACCCTCTTGAAAAAGGGGACACCCACCTCCGTCATGGTGACATCTTTCCGTGAAATGTTCCCATGCACGGGAGAAGAATTGACCAGGCGCAAGTTTCTTCCGATTCGTCTCCCTATGCCCGATGAGAAGTCTGTGCGATGGGAGCAGAAACAACTCTTTCAGTTCCTACAAAATGAGGGAGAAGTTCTGACTCTTAGCGACGCATTCCACTATGTGGAGGATACCTACCGCAAGTTCATCGACATCCCAGAGCAGCGTTTCTACGCGGTACTTTCGCTCTGGACCCTCGGTACGTACTTCTACCGCCTCTTCCCAGCCTACCCATACCTTCACGTGACCGGCCTCAAGGAAAGTGGAAAATCAAAGACCGTTCAGATAGCTGTGCTCCTTTCCTTCAATGGAGAACATGTCACGAGTTCTTCGTCATCTGCGTCGATCGTGCGACTCGTCGATGCCAATGGGGCGATGCTCGGGGTTGATGAAGCCGAGAACCTCTGGAATGGGAAGGACCAGAACAGTAAGGACATCCAAGACGTGCTCCGCAGCGGCTACAAAGTGGGTATTTGGGTGACGAAGTGTGAGGCGGACCCTACCACGGGCAACCACCGGGTCATCCGGCTTGACCCCTACTCTCCGAAAATCCTTTCCGGCATCGCGGGTCTCGAGGATGCCCTCTCCTCCCGGTGCATCGAGATCGTCATGCAGAAAACAACCAACAAGTCTCTCGCCAACAGCGAAGTAGACCCTTCCTCCAATGATTGGTCTGATCTGCGCGCGATCATCTACCCGGCAGCGCTCATGTCGTTCCCCCTTATTCATACGGCTATGCAAGAATTTGACCTACAGGAACTGTATTCCCGAGAGGCCGAACTCTGGCGTCCACTCCTCGTCGTTGCGCGGGTCGTAGACCCCAGTCTGAAGCTCTTCGGCGAGATCTTGTCCTTTGCCCTTGAACGACAGGCCAAGCGGAAAGAATCCGAAACAGACACGGATGCACCTCGCATCCTCAGTTGCATTCAAGATCTCATAGGTTCATTCCCGGAGAAGTGGTTAGCGACGGAAGAGCTCTTCGATGCGCTGAAAATGGAAGATGACTTTTCATGGCTGGGTGATGAGAAGAATAAGTCTCGACGCGGTAAATGGCTGAATGAGAAACTGAAAAGGCTCGGCCTCTGGGACGGACCTGGACAGCTCCGGAGTGTCGATGGGAAGAAGGCACGTGGGTACCTCCTGAAACAGGCAGCTCTCTCGGATGCATGCAAACGCTTCGGATTGACCTCCCCTCCTCCCCAGGAGAGTTCCCCTGTTACCGATCCACAGTTTCCGCATCAACATGCGACAAAAACGGTAACAGTGCAGACAGATTATCTGTTACCGGTTCCTCCGCAAAAGGAAGCCATTTTTACCAATCGGTAA